The Microcebus murinus isolate Inina chromosome 1, M.murinus_Inina_mat1.0, whole genome shotgun sequence genome includes a region encoding these proteins:
- the BACH1 gene encoding transcription regulator protein BACH1 — MSLSENSVFAYESSVHSTNVLLSLNDQRKKDVLCDVTVFVEGQRFRAHRSVLAACSSYFHSRIVGQADAELNITLPEEVTVKGFEPLIQFAYTAKLILSKDNVDEVCKCVEFLSVHNIEESCFQFLKFKFLDSTADQRECPRKKCFPSHCQKTDLKFSLLDQKDLEIDEVEEFLENKNVQTPQCKLRRPQGNAKASPPLQDSASQTYESMCLERDAALALPSLCPKYRKFQKAFGTDRVRTVESTVKDTHASVQPNETSESECLGGAQECADLQVVLKCEESKLAMEPEETKKKDPASHGPTEKTEVTPFPYSSSSDPHGLYSLSLLHTYDQYGDLNFTGMQSTAVLTEKPLSGPDVQEDKTFGESQGLHLKSDSGPREDSSLASSDRSSVEREVAEHLAKGFWSDICSTDSPCQTQLSPAVAKDGSEQVYSQKRSECPWLGIRISESPEPGQRTFTTLSSVNCPFISTLSTEGCSSNLEIGNDDYVSEPQQEPCPYACVISLGDDSETDTEGDSESCSAREQECEVKLPFNAQRIISLSRNDFQSLLKMHKLTPEQLDCIHDIRRRSKNRIAAQRCRKRKLDCIQNLESEIEKLQHEKESLLKERDHILSTLGETKQNLTGLCQQVCKEAALSQEQIQILAKYSASDCPLSFLISEKEKSTPEGKVALPSIFSLSNGPPAVLPPSTRGDGESSCAQRHESQLTSTATSEQAGLVQQCRQSGGISDFCQQMTDKCTTDE, encoded by the exons ATGTCTCTGAGTGAGAACTCGGTTTTTGCCTATGAGTCTTCGGTGCACAGCACCAACGTCTTGCTCAGCCTCAATGACCAGAGGAAGAAGGACGTGCTGTGCGACGTCACCGTCTTCGTGGAGGGTCAGCGATTCCGCGCCCACCGGTCCGTGCTGGCGGCATGCAGCAGCTACTTCCACTCGAGAATCGTAGGCCAGGCCGATGCGGAGCTTAACATCACTCTGCCAGAAGAG GTGACAGTTAAAGGATTTGAACCTTTAATTCAGTTTGCCTACACTGCTAAACTGATTTTAAGTAAAGACAATGTGGATGAAGTGTGCAAGTGTGTGGAATTTTTAAGTGTGCATAATATTGAGGAATCCTGCTTTCAGTTTCTCAAATTTAAGTTTTTGGACTCCACTGCAGACCAGCGAGAATGcccaagaaaaaaatgctttccgTCACACTGTCAGAAAACGGACCTTAAATTTTCACTTTTGGACCAGAAGGATCTAGAAATTGATGAAGTGGAGgaatttctggaaaataaaaatgttcagacTCCTCAGTGTAAACTCCGCAGGCCTCAAGGAAATGCAAAAGCATCACCGCCTCTACAGGACAGTGCCAGTCAAACGTACGAATCCATGTGCTTAGAAAGGGACGCTGCTCTCGCTTTGCCATCTTTATGCCCCAAATACAGGAAATTCCAGAAAGCATTTGGAACTGACAGAGTCCGCACTGTAGAATCCACTGTCAAAGACACTCATGCTTCTGTGCAGCCAAATGAGACATCTGAAAGTGAATGcctgggaggggcccaggagTGTGCAGATTTGCAGgtggttttaaaatgtgaagaaagtAAATTGGCAATGGAACctgaagaaacaaagaagaaagatccTGCTTCTCATGGCCCAACTGAAAAAACAGAAGTGACTCCTTTCCCCTACAGTTCTTCCTCAGACCCTCACGGACTGTATTCTCTGTCTCTTTTACACACATACGACCAGTATGGTGACTTGAATTTTACTGGTATGCAAAGCACAGCAGTGTTAACAGAAAAGCCTTTGTCAGGTCCAGATGTTCAAGAAGATAAAACGTTTGGCGAAAGTCAAGGTTTACATCTGAAATCTGACTCGGGCCCCAGGGAAGATAGTAGCCTTGCCTCAAGCGATCGGAGCAGTGTGGAACGAGAAGTGGCAGAACACCTCGCGAAAGGCTTCTGGAGTGACATTTGCAGCACGGACTCCCCTTGTCAAACACAGTTGTCACCTGCCGTGGCCAAAGATGGCTCAGAACAGGTCTACTCACAGAAACGGTCTGAGTGTCCCTGGTTGGGGATCAGGATCAGTGAGAGCCCAGAACCAGGTCAGAGGACTTTTACAACACTGAGTTCTGTCAACTGCCCTTTTATAAGTACTCTGAGTACCGAAGGCTGTTCAAGCAATTTGGAAATTGGAAACGATGATTATGTTTCGGAACCCCAGCAGGAGCCTTGTCCGTATGCTTGTGTCATTAGCTTGGGAGATGACTCGGAGACGGACACAGAAGGAGACAGTGAGTCCTGTTCAGCCAGAGAACAAGAATGTGAG GTAAAACTGCCATTCAATGCACAACGGATAATTTCACTCTCTCGAAATGATTTTCAGTCCTTATTGAAAATGCACAAGCTGACTCCGGAACAACTGGATTGTATCCATGATATTCGAAGAAGAAGTAAAAACAGAATTGCTGCACAGCGCTGTCGCAAGAGAAAACTTGACTGCATACAGAACCTTGAATCAGAAATAGAGAAACTG CAACATGAAAAGGAGAGCTTGTTGAAGGAAAGAGACCACATTTTGTCAACTCTGGGTGAGACAAAGCAGAATCTAACTGGACTTTGCCAGCAAGTCTGTAAAGAAGCAGCTCTAAGTCAAGAACAAATACAGATACTCGCCAAGTACTCAGCCTCAGATTGcccactttcatttttaatttctgaaaaagaaaagagtactCCTGAGGGTAAAGTTGCTTTACCATCGATTTTTAGTCTGTCTAATGGGCCTCCAGCTGTGCTGCCCCCCAGCACGAGAGGAGACGGTGAGTCCAGCTGTGCACAGAGGCACGAGTCACAACTGACGTCCACAGCCACCTCTGAGCAAGCTGGGCTTGTGCAACAGTGTCGTCAGAGTGGTGGGATCTCAGATTTCTGCCAGCAGATGACTGATAAATGTACTACTGATGAGTAA